CAGCAAGATGACCGTGGCGATCATGCCCGTGAACTGGGGCCAGACCAGCAGCAGACTCTGGGAGAGCGGCAGGAGCGTGCCCCGCACCGCGCCTTCGAGCTGCGTGATCAGGACAGGACCCAGCGCGCGCACGTCCGGGTTGAGCAGCGCCAGCACGGTCTCCGAGTAGAGCGTGTTGGGCGAGAGCCGCGACAGGAACAGGCGGAAGTTGGCCAAGGCCAGCTCGGTCTCCGGTCCACCGGTGGCCGTCGCGCTGATGATGTTGAAGAACAGGCCTGCCAGGATCTCCCAGAACACCGCGAAGAACAGCCAGACGGCGATCGTCGCCATGGCCGAGGTGGCCGGCTGGCGAAACACCACCGAGAACAGCATCGCCAGCGCCAGCCACACCCCGCCGTAGGCCAGGGTGGCGAGGATGAACGCGAGTCCACGCGCCACCTCGCGGCCCTCCGGCACCACGCCCAGCCGCAGGATGCCCAACCCGGTCACCAGCAGCCACAGCGCCAGCAGTGTGATGCCCAGGGTGAAGATGCCTGCCAGGAACTTGCCCAGCAGCACGGCGTCGCGGTAGATGGGCTG
The sequence above is drawn from the Armatimonadota bacterium genome and encodes:
- a CDS encoding ABC transporter permease, which gives rise to MKRRGSPWTGLGAIVLKELADHLTSVRMRLLEGLILLTAIGTVFAATQTLRQTIGEDPFLYLKILTSAQDPLPSFVAFMGFLIPLTAIALAFDAINGEYMRRTLSRVLAQPIYRDAVLLGKFLAGIFTLGITLLALWLLVTGLGILRLGVVPEGREVARGLAFILATLAYGGVWLALAMLFSVVFRQPATSAMATIAVWLFFAVFWEILAGLFFNIISATATGGPETELALANFRLFLSRLSPNTLYSETVLALLNPDVRALGPVLITQLEGAVRGTLLPLSQSLLLVWPQFTGMIATVILLFAGAYVAFQRQEVRA